A part of Acidimicrobiales bacterium genomic DNA contains:
- a CDS encoding chorismate-binding protein encodes MPEAGFERFATLAAEHSVVPVSEELLADSLTPVGAFRNIVGDDDGFLFESVEHGERFSRWSFVGRRPRATLVADGLRIEVRAGELPDGTPLDRGVLACLEHLLGCYSSPKLPDLPPMHGGLVGYLGYDVVREVEHLGPAPADDRGIPDAVVSVIGELVAFDHWKSRAVLVDNVVLDAPAPPVAELERAHAHARARLAALRADLGRPGASRLARVPERGEPLDAASVHRVISSEGYIAAVKAAKEYIAAGDAFQIVLSQRFDLDLGVEPFEVYRALRQVNPSPYMFFLRQGGVSVVGASPEPLVTVQEGRVISRPIAGTRPRGRSEEEDRRLGAELVEHPKERAEHIMLVDLARNDVGRVVRFGTEHVDELMTLEHYSHVMHLTSQVSGELVPGKGPIDVLRATLPAGTVSGAPKVRAMEIIDELEPTRRGPYAGVVGYLDFSGNLDTAIAIRTLVVGPDGRASVQAGAGIVADSDPVAEDEECQAKAQAILSAVAAARRIARDDGDGADANRTDGADGAAAAAPVARTPETV; translated from the coding sequence GTGCCCGAGGCGGGCTTCGAGCGCTTCGCGACGCTCGCGGCCGAGCACAGCGTCGTCCCCGTCTCTGAGGAGCTGCTCGCCGACTCGCTCACCCCCGTCGGCGCCTTCCGCAACATCGTCGGCGACGACGACGGCTTCCTCTTCGAGTCGGTCGAGCACGGGGAGCGCTTCAGCCGCTGGTCCTTCGTCGGCCGCCGCCCCCGCGCCACGCTCGTCGCCGACGGCCTGCGCATCGAGGTGCGCGCGGGCGAGCTCCCCGACGGCACGCCGCTCGACCGCGGCGTCCTCGCCTGCCTCGAGCACCTGCTCGGCTGCTACTCCTCGCCGAAGCTCCCCGACCTGCCACCGATGCACGGCGGCCTCGTCGGCTACCTCGGCTACGACGTCGTGCGCGAGGTGGAGCACCTCGGCCCGGCCCCCGCTGACGACCGCGGGATCCCCGACGCCGTCGTCTCGGTGATCGGCGAGCTCGTCGCCTTCGACCACTGGAAGAGCCGCGCCGTCCTCGTCGACAACGTCGTGCTCGACGCGCCGGCACCGCCCGTCGCCGAGCTCGAGCGGGCGCACGCGCACGCCCGCGCCCGGCTGGCGGCGCTGCGCGCCGACCTCGGGCGCCCCGGCGCCTCGCGCCTCGCGCGCGTCCCCGAGCGCGGCGAGCCCCTCGACGCCGCCTCGGTGCACCGCGTCATCTCCTCGGAGGGCTACATCGCCGCGGTGAAGGCCGCGAAGGAGTACATCGCGGCCGGCGACGCCTTCCAGATCGTGCTCTCCCAGCGCTTCGACCTCGACCTCGGCGTGGAGCCCTTCGAGGTCTACCGGGCGCTCCGCCAGGTGAACCCCTCGCCGTACATGTTCTTCCTCCGCCAGGGCGGCGTCTCGGTCGTCGGCGCCTCCCCCGAGCCCCTCGTCACCGTGCAGGAGGGGCGGGTGATCTCCCGGCCGATCGCCGGCACCCGCCCCCGCGGCCGCAGCGAGGAGGAGGACCGCCGCCTCGGCGCCGAGCTCGTCGAGCACCCGAAGGAGCGGGCGGAGCACATCATGCTCGTCGACCTCGCGCGCAACGACGTCGGCAGGGTGGTGCGCTTCGGCACCGAGCACGTCGACGAGCTGATGACCCTCGAGCACTACAGCCACGTGATGCACCTCACGAGCCAGGTCTCGGGCGAGCTCGTCCCCGGCAAGGGGCCGATCGACGTGCTGCGCGCCACGCTGCCGGCGGGGACGGTCTCGGGGGCGCCGAAGGTGCGGGCGATGGAGATCATCGACGAGCTCGAGCCGACGCGCCGCGGCCCCTACGCGGGGGTCGTCGGCTACCTCGACTTCTCCGGCAACCTCGACACCGCGATCGCGATCCGCACCCTCGTCGTCGGCCCCGACGGCCGTGCCTCGGTGCAGGCCGGAGCGGGCATCGTCGCCGACTCGGACCCGGTCGCCGAGGACGAGGAGTGCCAGGCCAAGGCGCAGGCGATCCTCTCCGCGGTCGCCGCGGCGCGCCGCATCGCGCGCGACGACGGCGACGGTGCCGATGCGAACCGGACAGACGGGGCCGACGGTGCGGCGGCGGCCGCCCCGGTGGCGCGCACCCCCGAGACGGTCTGA
- a CDS encoding HAMP domain-containing sensor histidine kinase, whose translation MRARITLTLFALVAAALFLAGSVSLLLVRHAQSASAQTALENEALTLAANPTLVSKSTLPTLTKLLGLASGGKILVDSVTVDRDGVLLPAPPGVPIDRAQGRALFAGQSIKTSRNHLAFAAARLTTISTGRARITVALYLESRLNFATDNGWYFLTAGGVALLVAAAVAAVISQRISRRVGAVAVAARNIAAGDLATRVRPLGDRTYPELRELDASINTMAANLERAQQAERDFLLAISHEFRTPLTSIRGYAEAISEGAVEDTTRAASVVVAEADRLEHLIGDLLDLARLRARQFALDIGEIDVVAVASQGAAAMRFAFTAEGLELAVEVPDERLMVRADYHRLAQVVANLLENAQRFARTRVSILVERDNEHVLVAVRDDGRGIDSEDLPHIFERLFKSDRHPGRTSGSGLGLAIVAELAAAMDATVTAHSPLGPDGGTEMRIVFHLDSVEADGGG comes from the coding sequence GTGCGCGCCCGCATCACCCTCACGCTCTTCGCGCTCGTCGCGGCGGCGCTGTTCCTCGCGGGCAGCGTCAGCCTGCTGCTCGTCCGCCACGCGCAGAGCGCGAGCGCGCAGACCGCCCTCGAGAACGAGGCGCTCACCCTCGCCGCCAACCCGACCCTCGTCTCAAAGAGCACGCTGCCGACGCTCACCAAGCTCCTCGGCCTCGCCTCGGGGGGGAAGATCCTCGTCGACTCGGTGACCGTCGACCGCGACGGCGTGCTCCTCCCCGCGCCGCCCGGCGTGCCGATCGACCGGGCGCAGGGCCGGGCCCTCTTCGCCGGCCAGTCGATCAAGACCTCGCGCAACCACCTCGCCTTCGCCGCTGCCCGCCTGACCACCATCTCGACGGGCAGGGCGCGCATCACCGTCGCCCTCTACCTCGAGTCGCGCCTCAACTTCGCCACCGACAACGGCTGGTACTTCCTCACCGCCGGCGGAGTGGCGTTGCTCGTCGCCGCCGCGGTGGCGGCGGTCATCAGCCAGCGCATCTCGCGGCGCGTCGGCGCGGTCGCGGTCGCGGCGCGCAACATCGCCGCCGGGGACCTCGCGACGCGCGTCCGCCCCCTCGGCGACCGCACCTATCCCGAGCTGCGCGAGCTCGACGCCTCGATCAACACGATGGCCGCCAACCTGGAGCGCGCCCAGCAGGCCGAGCGGGACTTCCTCCTCGCCATCAGCCACGAGTTCCGCACCCCGCTCACCTCGATTCGCGGCTACGCGGAGGCGATCAGCGAGGGCGCCGTCGAGGACACAACCCGCGCCGCCAGCGTCGTCGTCGCCGAGGCCGACCGCCTCGAGCACCTGATCGGCGACCTCCTCGATCTGGCGCGGCTGCGCGCCCGCCAGTTCGCCCTCGACATCGGCGAGATCGACGTCGTGGCCGTCGCCAGCCAGGGCGCGGCGGCGATGCGCTTCGCCTTCACCGCCGAGGGACTGGAGCTCGCCGTCGAGGTGCCCGACGAGCGGCTGATGGTGCGCGCCGACTACCACCGCCTCGCACAGGTCGTCGCCAACCTCCTCGAGAACGCGCAGCGCTTCGCGCGCACCCGCGTCAGCATCCTCGTCGAGCGCGACAACGAGCACGTCCTCGTCGCGGTGCGCGACGACGGCCGCGGCATCGACTCCGAAGACCTCCCGCACATCTTCGAGCGCCTCTTCAAGTCCGACCGCCACCCCGGCCGCACCTCGGGCTCGGGCCTCGGCCTCGCGATCGTCGCCGAGCTCGCGGCGGCGATGGACGCGACCGTCACCGCCCACTCCCCCCTCGGCCCGGACGGCGGCACCGAGATGCGCATCGTCTTCCACCTCGACTCGGTCGAGGCCGACGGCGGCGGCTGA
- a CDS encoding response regulator transcription factor gives MPEERHPPTPSHGTVLVIEDDRNIADLLDLYLRNAGFRVLQAPDGVRGLEIVGNERPVLVLLDLGLPGGLDGLEVCRELRRRGNIPIIIVTARDDEVDRVLGLELGADDYVTKPFSPRELVARVRAVLRRTDGPGRDGDAPVSVGTVTVDPLRREVTADGEQVVFTAREFDLLLHFAENTGIVFSRRQLLDAVWGDGWIGDERTVDVHVRQLRRKLGDAFPLTTVWGIGYRCD, from the coding sequence ATGCCCGAAGAGCGCCACCCCCCGACCCCGAGTCACGGGACCGTCCTCGTCATCGAGGACGACCGCAACATCGCCGACCTGCTCGACCTCTACCTCCGCAACGCGGGCTTCCGCGTGCTGCAGGCCCCCGACGGCGTGCGCGGCCTCGAGATCGTCGGCAACGAGCGGCCGGTCCTCGTGCTGTTGGACCTCGGTCTCCCCGGCGGCCTCGACGGCCTCGAGGTCTGCCGCGAGCTCCGCCGCCGGGGCAACATCCCGATCATCATCGTCACCGCCCGCGACGACGAGGTCGACCGCGTGCTCGGCCTCGAGCTCGGCGCCGACGACTACGTCACCAAGCCCTTCTCGCCGCGCGAGCTCGTGGCGCGCGTGCGCGCCGTGCTGCGCCGCACCGACGGGCCGGGCCGCGACGGCGACGCGCCGGTGAGCGTCGGCACCGTGACCGTCGACCCGTTGCGCCGCGAGGTCACCGCCGACGGCGAGCAGGTTGTGTTCACCGCCCGCGAGTTCGACCTCCTGCTGCACTTCGCCGAGAACACCGGCATCGTCTTCAGCCGCCGCCAGCTCCTCGACGCCGTCTGGGGCGACGGCTGGATCGGCGACGAGCGCACCGTCGACGTGCACGTCCGCCAGCTGCGCCGCAAGCTCGGCGACGCCTTCCCGCTCACCACCGTGTGGGGCATCGGCTACCGGTGCGACTGA
- a CDS encoding indole-3-glycerol phosphate synthase TrpC produces MATILDEILAAHRAAWAAAPADLGALREAAAGAPAARDFAGALARAGRAGGGIGVIAEVKRRSPSKGDLAPGLDAAALAAAYAAGGASCLSVLTDADYFGGSEADLVAARAAVALPVLRKDFTVSEADLLVARAMGADAVLLIVAALSDGELARFLAAAAALGLSALVEVHDGAEAARALDAGATLVGVNQRDLRTFEVDGARALAVLGALPDGVVRVAESGIRDAADVARLRDAGFDAVLVGEALVTAADPAARLAALGAGVLTGA; encoded by the coding sequence GTGGCCACGATCCTCGACGAGATCCTCGCCGCGCACCGCGCCGCCTGGGCGGCGGCGCCGGCGGACCTCGGCGCGCTGCGCGAGGCGGCCGCCGGCGCGCCCGCGGCGCGCGACTTCGCCGGGGCGCTCGCGCGCGCCGGGCGGGCGGGCGGCGGCATCGGTGTCATCGCCGAGGTGAAGCGGCGCTCGCCCTCCAAGGGCGACCTCGCGCCCGGCCTCGATGCGGCGGCCCTCGCCGCGGCCTACGCGGCGGGCGGGGCGAGCTGCCTCTCGGTGCTCACCGACGCCGACTACTTCGGGGGGAGCGAGGCGGACCTCGTCGCGGCGCGCGCCGCGGTGGCGCTCCCGGTGCTGCGTAAGGACTTCACCGTGAGCGAGGCCGACCTGCTCGTCGCGCGGGCGATGGGCGCCGACGCGGTGCTGCTCATCGTCGCCGCCCTCTCCGACGGCGAGCTCGCCCGCTTCCTCGCCGCCGCCGCGGCGCTCGGCCTCTCGGCGCTCGTCGAGGTCCACGACGGAGCCGAGGCGGCGCGCGCCCTCGACGCCGGGGCCACGCTCGTCGGCGTCAACCAGCGCGACCTGCGCACCTTCGAGGTCGACGGCGCGCGCGCGCTCGCCGTCCTCGGCGCGCTCCCCGACGGGGTGGTGCGCGTCGCCGAGTCGGGGATCCGCGACGCCGCCGACGTGGCTCGCCTGCGCGACGCGGGCTTCGACGCGGTGCTCGTCGGCGAGGCCCTCGTCACCGCGGCCGACCCCGCAGCCCGGCTCGCCGCCCTCGGCGCCGGCGTGCTGACCGGCGCCTGA
- a CDS encoding phosphoribosylanthranilate isomerase has protein sequence MFVKVCGVTNEEDALLAVAMGADAVGFVFSPSPRQVAPALVEGIVRRLPPEILTVGVFRDDLPERVTEIVSRTGLRAAQLHGHERPDDVAKVAQVVRFVIKGFSASSRLVEEAAEFQAAHALLVDGAAPGSGELFDWRLAEALPSTRRVIVAGGLNGDNVAAAIAQVHPWGVDASTGLESSPGHKDPRKVRAFIQTARRAEPEPYEPALEGPYDWQEER, from the coding sequence GTGTTCGTCAAGGTCTGCGGCGTCACCAACGAGGAGGACGCTCTGCTCGCCGTCGCGATGGGGGCCGACGCCGTCGGCTTCGTCTTCTCGCCCTCGCCGCGCCAGGTCGCGCCCGCCCTCGTCGAGGGGATCGTCCGCCGCCTGCCGCCGGAGATCCTCACCGTCGGGGTCTTCCGCGACGACCTCCCCGAGCGGGTCACCGAGATCGTCTCCCGCACGGGCCTGCGCGCCGCCCAGCTGCACGGCCACGAGCGGCCCGACGACGTCGCCAAGGTCGCGCAGGTGGTGCGCTTCGTGATCAAGGGCTTCAGCGCGAGCTCGCGTCTCGTCGAGGAGGCCGCCGAGTTCCAGGCGGCGCACGCGCTGCTCGTCGACGGCGCCGCACCGGGCTCGGGGGAGCTCTTCGACTGGCGCCTCGCCGAGGCGCTGCCGAGCACCCGGCGGGTGATCGTCGCCGGCGGGCTGAACGGCGACAACGTCGCTGCCGCCATCGCCCAGGTCCACCCCTGGGGGGTCGACGCCTCGACCGGCCTCGAGTCCTCGCCGGGGCACAAGGACCCGCGCAAGGTGCGGGCCTTCATCCAGACGGCGCGGCGCGCCGAGCCCGAGCCCTACGAGCCCGCGCTCGAGGGCCCCTACGACTGGCAGGAGGAGCGCTGA
- the trpB gene encoding tryptophan synthase subunit beta — protein sequence MGPPAEAGRFGEFGGRFVPESLVPACAELEEAFAGAMADPSFTGELQTLLRDYAGRPTPVTRCARLSERLGVEVLLKREDLAHTGSHKINNVLGQALLTKRMGKRRLLAETGAGQHGVASATAAALLGLECVVYMGEVDVVRQELNVFRMRLLGAEVRPVSSGSKTLKDAINEALRDWVATVESTHYCIGSVVGPHPFPYMVREFQRVVGDEAAGQCRELLGRDPDVVVACVGGGSNAAGTFAGFADTAAELVGVEAAGGAAIGHGLPGIVHGMRSRFLQDEEGQILEAHSISAGLDYPGVGPEHAHLASTGRAHYESVDDEEVVAAFRLLAETEGILPALEPAHALAWLVRAAASGEVARGATVLVTLSGRGDKDVAQLMERLG from the coding sequence ATGGGGCCGCCGGCCGAGGCGGGGCGCTTCGGCGAGTTCGGCGGCCGCTTCGTCCCCGAGAGCCTGGTCCCGGCCTGCGCCGAGCTCGAGGAGGCCTTCGCCGGCGCGATGGCCGACCCCTCCTTCACCGGGGAGCTGCAGACGCTGCTGCGCGACTACGCCGGGCGGCCGACGCCGGTGACCCGCTGCGCGCGCCTCTCCGAGCGCCTCGGCGTCGAGGTGCTCCTGAAGCGCGAGGACCTCGCGCACACCGGCTCGCACAAGATCAACAACGTCCTCGGCCAGGCGCTGCTCACCAAGCGGATGGGCAAGCGCCGCCTCCTCGCCGAGACGGGGGCGGGCCAGCACGGCGTCGCGAGCGCGACCGCGGCGGCGCTCCTCGGCCTCGAGTGCGTCGTCTACATGGGCGAGGTCGACGTCGTCCGCCAGGAGCTGAACGTCTTCCGCATGCGCCTGCTCGGCGCCGAGGTCCGCCCCGTCTCGTCGGGCTCGAAGACCCTGAAGGACGCGATCAACGAGGCGCTCAGGGACTGGGTCGCGACCGTCGAGAGCACCCACTACTGCATCGGCTCGGTGGTCGGCCCTCACCCCTTCCCCTACATGGTGCGCGAGTTCCAACGGGTCGTCGGCGACGAGGCGGCGGGGCAGTGCCGCGAGCTGCTCGGGCGCGACCCCGACGTCGTGGTCGCCTGCGTCGGCGGCGGCTCGAACGCGGCGGGGACCTTCGCCGGCTTCGCCGACACCGCCGCCGAGCTCGTCGGCGTCGAGGCCGCGGGCGGCGCGGCGATCGGCCACGGCCTGCCGGGGATCGTGCACGGGATGCGCTCCCGCTTCCTCCAGGACGAGGAGGGCCAGATCCTCGAGGCGCACTCGATCTCCGCGGGGCTCGACTACCCCGGCGTCGGCCCCGAGCACGCCCACCTCGCCTCGACGGGGCGGGCGCACTACGAGTCGGTTGACGACGAGGAGGTCGTCGCCGCCTTCCGGCTGCTCGCCGAGACCGAGGGGATCCTCCCCGCCCTCGAGCCGGCGCACGCGCTCGCCTGGCTGGTGCGCGCCGCCGCCTCGGGTGAGGTCGCCCGTGGGGCGACGGTGCTCGTCACCTTGTCGGGGCGCGGCGACAAGGACGTCGCGCAGCTGATGGAGCGCCTCGGTTGA
- the trpA gene encoding tryptophan synthase subunit alpha: MSFAERLVTPVAAAPGRLEQTLRGARDAGRKLLVPYVTGGLGGDWLDVVRALAAAGADAVEVGIPFSDPVMDGPVIQEASERALAAGTTPAGILGELAHLDADVPVAVMTYVNIVARAGYRRMAREIAAAGVAGAILPDLPLDEAGEWRTEAAAAGVDAVLLAAPTTPDDRLAAICAASRGFVYAVGLMGVTGVRASLAASALTIAGRCRSLTDTPVLVGVGVSSPEQAAEACTVADGVVVGSALVRRLLDGEGPEGAAAFVATLRAALDAG; this comes from the coding sequence TTGAGCTTCGCCGAGCGCCTCGTGACCCCCGTCGCGGCCGCGCCGGGGCGCCTCGAACAGACCTTGCGGGGCGCGCGCGACGCGGGGCGCAAGCTCCTCGTCCCCTACGTCACCGGCGGCCTCGGCGGGGACTGGTTGGACGTCGTGCGCGCCCTCGCGGCGGCCGGCGCCGACGCCGTCGAGGTGGGGATCCCCTTCTCGGACCCGGTGATGGACGGCCCGGTGATCCAGGAGGCCTCCGAGCGCGCCCTCGCCGCCGGCACGACGCCGGCCGGCATCCTCGGCGAGCTCGCCCACCTCGACGCCGACGTGCCGGTCGCGGTGATGACCTACGTGAACATCGTCGCCCGCGCCGGCTACCGGCGGATGGCCCGCGAGATCGCCGCCGCGGGCGTCGCCGGCGCGATCCTCCCCGACCTCCCCCTCGACGAGGCGGGGGAGTGGCGCACCGAGGCCGCCGCGGCGGGGGTCGACGCCGTCCTCCTCGCCGCCCCCACCACCCCCGACGACCGCCTGGCGGCGATCTGCGCGGCGAGCCGCGGCTTCGTCTACGCCGTCGGGCTGATGGGCGTGACCGGGGTGCGCGCCAGCCTCGCCGCCTCGGCGCTCACCATCGCCGGTCGTTGCCGGTCGCTCACCGACACCCCGGTGCTGGTCGGCGTGGGTGTCTCGAGCCCCGAGCAGGCCGCCGAGGCCTGCACCGTCGCCGACGGCGTGGTCGTCGGCTCGGCGCTCGTGCGCCGCCTCCTCGACGGCGAAGGCCCGGAGGGCGCGGCCGCGTTCGTCGCCACGCTGCGCGCCGCCCTCGACGCCGGCTGA
- a CDS encoding aldo/keto reductase translates to MAIPTRTLGRTGLDVTVLGFGAMELRGDDGRRGRPITPEESERVLNAVLDSGINYIDTSIDYGESEESIGKFISHRRDEYFLASKCGCLVGAAEPQPGERRPHVFTRENILAGVDQSLRRMKTDHLDLVQLHASPSKEVLEQEGVIDTLLSLQKDGKVRYIGSSSTLPNLPDLVDLGVFDVFQIPYSALQREHEKPISEAADAGAGTVIRGGVAKGQPGDGHGAEESWNAYEAAKLAEIADGAPATEFMLRFTITHPALSTTIVGTRNPDHLAANVAAVEKGPLAPEIYAEAKRRLDEVGVTA, encoded by the coding sequence ATGGCGATCCCCACCCGTACCCTCGGCCGCACCGGCCTCGACGTCACCGTCCTCGGCTTCGGCGCGATGGAACTGCGCGGCGACGACGGCCGCCGCGGCCGCCCGATCACCCCGGAGGAGTCCGAGCGGGTCCTCAACGCGGTCCTCGACTCCGGCATCAACTACATCGACACCTCGATCGACTACGGCGAGAGCGAGGAGAGCATCGGCAAGTTCATCTCGCACCGCCGCGACGAGTACTTCCTCGCCTCCAAGTGCGGCTGCCTCGTCGGGGCGGCCGAGCCGCAGCCGGGGGAGCGCCGCCCGCACGTCTTCACGAGGGAGAACATCCTCGCCGGGGTGGACCAGAGCCTGCGCCGCATGAAGACCGACCACCTCGACCTCGTGCAGCTGCACGCGAGCCCCTCCAAGGAGGTGCTCGAGCAGGAGGGCGTCATCGACACCCTGCTCTCCCTGCAAAAGGACGGCAAGGTCCGCTACATCGGCTCCTCCTCGACGCTGCCGAACCTCCCCGACCTCGTCGACCTCGGCGTCTTTGACGTCTTCCAGATCCCCTACTCGGCGCTCCAGCGCGAGCACGAGAAGCCGATCTCCGAGGCGGCCGACGCCGGTGCCGGCACGGTGATCCGCGGCGGCGTCGCGAAGGGCCAGCCCGGTGACGGTCACGGCGCGGAGGAGTCCTGGAACGCCTACGAGGCCGCGAAGCTCGCCGAGATCGCCGACGGCGCGCCGGCGACGGAGTTCATGCTCCGCTTCACGATCACCCACCCGGCGCTGTCGACGACGATCGTCGGGACGCGCAACCCCGACCACCTCGCCGCCAACGTCGCCGCCGTGGAGAAGGGCCCGCTCGCTCCCGAGATCTATGCCGAGGCCAAGCGCCGCCTCGACGAGGTGGGCGTCACCGCCTGA
- the argC gene encoding N-acetyl-gamma-glutamyl-phosphate reductase codes for MKAAVVGGSGYLGAELLRLLAGHPELEVALAQAASSAGSTVASIYPGLEVPYGDLVLGPTDLDAALGCDVVFVAVPSGRSQEVVGALVDKVGLVVDLGADFRLKDPALYERWYRFTHSRPDLLARAVYGLPELTRAELPGARLIASPGCYVTAASLALAPLVKGGVIEPSGIIVDAASGTSGAGRELRESTHHATVNESFTAYGLLDHRHTPEIEQTIGAQVLFTPHLAPMTRGILATCYARPTSPCSTASLLETLAAAYEGEPFVQVGGEVPATRHTYGANTVRITARFDERTGTVLVLSALDNLTKGGSGQALQAANVALGLEETLGLPRVAVMP; via the coding sequence ATGAAGGCGGCGGTGGTCGGCGGGTCGGGCTATCTCGGTGCGGAGCTGCTGCGGCTGCTCGCGGGCCATCCGGAGCTCGAGGTGGCGCTCGCGCAGGCGGCGTCGAGCGCCGGCAGCACGGTGGCCTCCATCTATCCCGGCCTCGAGGTGCCCTACGGCGACCTCGTGCTCGGGCCGACCGACCTCGACGCCGCGCTCGGCTGTGACGTCGTCTTCGTCGCGGTGCCGTCGGGGCGCTCCCAGGAGGTCGTGGGAGCGCTCGTCGACAAGGTGGGCCTCGTCGTCGACCTCGGGGCGGACTTCCGGCTGAAGGACCCTGCGCTCTACGAGCGCTGGTACCGCTTCACCCACAGCCGCCCCGACCTGCTCGCCCGCGCCGTCTACGGCCTCCCCGAGCTGACGCGCGCCGAGCTCCCCGGGGCGCGGCTCATCGCCTCGCCGGGCTGCTACGTGACCGCCGCCTCGCTCGCCCTCGCGCCGCTCGTGAAGGGCGGCGTGATCGAGCCGAGCGGCATCATCGTCGACGCCGCGAGCGGGACCTCCGGGGCGGGGCGCGAGCTCCGGGAATCGACGCACCATGCGACGGTGAACGAGAGCTTCACCGCCTACGGGCTGCTCGACCACCGCCACACGCCCGAGATCGAACAGACGATCGGCGCCCAGGTGCTGTTCACGCCGCACCTCGCGCCGATGACGAGGGGGATCCTCGCCACCTGTTACGCACGGCCGACCAGTCCCTGCTCGACCGCGTCGCTCCTCGAGACGCTCGCCGCCGCCTACGAGGGCGAGCCCTTCGTGCAGGTGGGCGGGGAGGTGCCCGCCACCCGCCACACCTACGGCGCGAACACCGTGCGCATCACCGCCCGCTTCGACGAGCGGACCGGCACCGTGCTCGTGCTCTCGGCGCTCGACAACCTCACCAAGGGCGGCTCCGGCCAGGCCCTGCAGGCGGCGAACGTCGCCCTCGGCCTCGAGGAGACGCTCGGCCTGCCGCGCGTCGCTGTGATGCCGTGA
- the argJ gene encoding bifunctional glutamate N-acetyltransferase/amino-acid acetyltransferase ArgJ, with the protein MSVTAPAGFLANGVAAGIKASGDLDLAVVAAAGGAVAAAAVFTTNGAAAAPVLVSRAHLATSGGRVRAVVLNSGCANAATGAAGVQAAEATCATLATELGCRPAEILVCSTGLIGIPLAIDRLLGALPAAVAGLGGGAEEGGRAATAILTTDTHAKTVLVEREGFSVGGMVKGAGMIAPHMATMLCVLTTDAAATPEALDAALRLGVRDSFNELVVDGCTSTNDTVIVLASGAGRAVTDKELAGALAEACADLAGQLAEDAEGTTKVAAIEVRGAASDADARAAGRRVALSLLVKTSLYGADPYWGRVVSELGASGSAFDLDRVSVSYGGIEVCSGGVGIEHDRQAVAAHMAGGRIELRCDLHLGDFSATVLTTDLGHGYIDENMRTS; encoded by the coding sequence GTGAGCGTCACCGCGCCCGCGGGCTTCCTCGCGAACGGCGTCGCGGCGGGCATCAAGGCCTCCGGCGACCTCGACCTCGCGGTCGTCGCCGCCGCGGGCGGCGCGGTCGCCGCGGCCGCGGTCTTCACGACCAACGGCGCCGCCGCGGCGCCCGTGCTCGTGAGTCGCGCCCACCTCGCGACGAGCGGCGGGCGGGTGCGCGCCGTGGTGCTGAACAGCGGCTGCGCGAACGCGGCCACCGGCGCTGCCGGGGTGCAGGCCGCCGAGGCGACCTGCGCGACGCTCGCCACCGAGCTCGGCTGCCGCCCCGCGGAGATCCTCGTCTGCTCGACGGGGCTGATCGGCATCCCCCTCGCGATCGACCGGCTGCTCGGCGCGCTCCCCGCCGCCGTCGCGGGGCTCGGCGGGGGAGCCGAGGAGGGCGGGCGGGCCGCCACGGCGATCCTCACCACCGACACCCACGCGAAGACGGTGCTCGTCGAGCGCGAGGGCTTCTCCGTCGGCGGGATGGTGAAGGGGGCGGGGATGATCGCCCCACACATGGCGACGATGCTCTGCGTCCTTACGACGGACGCCGCGGCCACGCCCGAGGCCCTCGACGCGGCGCTGCGGCTCGGCGTGCGCGACTCGTTCAACGAGCTCGTCGTCGACGGCTGCACCTCGACCAACGACACCGTGATCGTGCTCGCGAGCGGTGCTGGCCGCGCCGTCACCGACAAGGAGCTCGCCGGTGCGCTCGCCGAGGCCTGCGCCGACCTCGCCGGCCAGCTCGCCGAGGACGCCGAGGGGACGACGAAGGTGGCGGCGATCGAGGTGCGCGGCGCGGCGAGCGACGCCGACGCGCGCGCCGCAGGGCGCAGGGTCGCCCTCAGCCTGCTCGTGAAGACCTCGCTCTACGGCGCCGACCCCTACTGGGGGCGCGTCGTCTCTGAGCTCGGCGCCTCGGGGTCGGCCTTCGATCTCGACCGCGTCTCGGTCTCCTACGGCGGCATCGAGGTCTGCTCGGGCGGCGTCGGGATCGAGCACGACCGCCAGGCGGTCGCTGCGCACATGGCCGGCGGGCGTATCGAGCTCCGCTGTGACCTGCACCTCGGGGACTTCTCCGCGACGGTGCTCACCACCGACCTCGGCCACGGCTACATCGACGAGAACATGCGCACCTCGTGA